One genomic region from Leguminivora glycinivorella isolate SPB_JAAS2020 chromosome 8, LegGlyc_1.1, whole genome shotgun sequence encodes:
- the LOC125229003 gene encoding uncharacterized protein LOC125229003, giving the protein MDGTPDNIIVNSCELTPIYLIQDSGVAQATSYVLTPANQVEQKPVSNLKRFYESSGNLEKSVLLNSPEPPAAKPRILKKAEAGQIGNNLKLASFLVPKTSAHNVQTKPVHTVNTVTTVNTLNTVNTLNTVNTANNIVFKPATATVVTTSQNVPLTMTHAVPKLDMDRKIVKLKPSDTASRHFRGRSVPKIKPKEVTPEPPKYTSVQLLKLGETYHSLNVLSDDQVKMVNQALNIIKDPEKIPPEPAYDPVTNTRFIYKVVSPKDLKVVGRNKVALKEQRRVAAAVETRPLGTVITRSGRKVRLPRAVQEEEPQKPRPTARKPATVVTCAQCDTDFGSLYQLQKHYESQPTHAPSKTHWSLFHCLLAIVAGSPAEARAKLFIQQLELLVRKLKALLPCLLAGAGASNGEPGGKPSAQPADIGDDVGRLFGLSSGKYNLDMDALSCVKGKDGHCKHNPAQPAAAAGPADGKPSQRWRHQHRDDCARVHTAHSWPVVGPKLHDIKQKTQKNKKMKLVPDSEIIELNREDLLALGASDAEVPVPQKMISLLKNEIEPDPQPDKPQTEEIEKPKGHVKFHSAHFDIRSSPIKPSSSTVFRTFQINPDKMEKLNVQIIRPLELDQTPNEVINETPTISDCTKLDSIFRDEIEMSCKNVINNELSDGLNFNSGKDWAISSSNDDQSNAVIEPALLHIPDDSLAYSDINQNADMPVLTDEHDTQDGRLSLSQHQSVLNFLETLGNELSYPEPEIRNAAVDFQLDLFSFNNT; this is encoded by the exons atgGACGGGACACCGGATAACATCATAGTGAATTCTTGTGAACTAACACCGATATATTTGATACAGGATTCGGGCGTCGCTCAG GCTACGTCGTATGTTTTAACACCGGCGAACCAAGTTGAACAAAAACCAGTGAGTAACCTCAAAAGATTTTACGAAAGTAGCGGGAATTTGGAGAAGAGTGTTCTTCTGAATAGCCCAGAGCCCCCAGCGGCGAAGCCTAGAATTTTGAAGAAAGCTGAAGCGGGTCAGATTGGAAATAACCTGAAATTAGCCAGTTTTCTTGTGCCGAAGACAAGTGCTCATAATGTTCAGACAAAGCCGGTGCACACAGTAAACACTGTGACCACAGTGAACACATTGAACACAGTGAACACATTGAACACAGTTAACACCGCGAACAATATAGTGTTCAAGCCGGCGACAGCTACTGTGGTTACTACTAGCCAGAATGTTCCGCTCACCATGACGCATGCAGTGCCGAAGCTAGACATGGACAGGAAGATTGTGAAGTTGAAGCCCTCTGATACAGCTTCAAGACATTTCCGTGGTAGATCAGTACCAAAGATAAAACCCAAAGAAGT GACACCAGAACCGCCAAAATATACATCAGTGCAGTTACTCAAGCTAGGAGAGACATACCATAG TCTCAATGTCCTGAGTGACGACCAGGTGAAAATGGTGAACCAAGCTCTGAACATCATCAAGGATCCAGAAAAGATCCCTCCTGAGCCTGCTTACGACCCTGTCACAAATACACGATTCATATACAA GGTCGTGTCACCAAAAGACTTAAAGGTGGTCGGGCGCAACAAGGTGGCGCTGAAAGAGCAGCGCCGTGTCGCCGCCGCGGTCGAGACGCGCCCGTTGGGG ACGGTGATCACGCGCAGCGGGCGCAAGGTGCGGCTGCCGCGCGCCGTGCAGGAGGAAGAGCCACAGAAGCCCCGCCCCACCGCACGGAAGCCCGCCACCGTCGTCACATGCGCGCAGTGCGACACT GACTTTGGCAGCCTCTACCAGTTGCAGAAGCACTACGAGAGCCAGCCCACCCACGCACCGTCCAAGACGCACTGGAGCCTGTTCCACTGTCTGCTGGCCATCGTGGCCGGCTCGCCTGCTGAGGCCAGGGCTAAGCTGTTCATACAACAG CTGGAGCTGTTGGTCCGGAAGCTGAAGGCGCTGCTGCCGTGTCTGCTGGCCGGCGCCGGCGCGTCCAACGGGGAGCCCGGCGGCAAGCCCTCCGCGCAGCCCGCTGACATCGGAGACGACGTCGGCAG ATTATTCGGTCTGAGTTCCGGCAAGTACAACCTGGACATGGACGCCTTGAGCTGCGTCAAGGGCAAGGACGGGCACTGCAAGCACAACCCCGCGCAgcccgcggcggcggcgggcccCGCGGACGGCAAGCCCTCGCAGCGCTGGCGCCACCAGCACCGCGACGACTGCGCGCGCGTGCACACCGCGCACTCCTGGCCCGTCGTCGGCCCCAAGCTCCACGACATCAAGCAGAAGACTCAAAAGAACAAGAAAATGAAGCTCGTCCCCGACAGCGAAATAATAGAACTCAACCGCGAGGACCTCCTCGCCCTCGGCGCGAGCGACGCCGAGGTCCCGGTCCCGCAAAAGATGATCTCCCTTCTCAAAAATGAAATCGAGCCCGACCCGCAACCCGACAAACCCCAAACGGAAGAAATCGAGAAACCTAAAGGTCACGTTAAGTTTCATAGTGCGCACTTCGATATCCGCTCGTCCCCTATCAAACCCTCCTCCTCCACGGTGTTCCGGACGTTCCAGATAAACCCCGATAAGATGGAGAAATTAAACGTGCAAATCATAAGGCCCCTGGAGCTAGATCAGACACCCAATGAAGTTATAAATGAAACGCCGACGATCTCAGATTGTACAAAGTTAGATAGTatatttagagatgaaatagaAATGTCgtgtaaaaatgtaataaataatgaacTCAGTGATGGACTTAATTTCAATAGTGGTAAGGATTGGGCGATATCGTCTTCGAATGATGACCAGTCGAATGCGGTGATAGAGCCGGCTCTGTTACACATACCTGACGATAGTCTGGCTTATAGTGATATCAACCAAAACGCTGATATGCCAGTATTGACTGACGAACACGATACTCAAGATGGCCGCCTAAGTTTGAGTCAACATCAATCAGTATTGAACTTTCTAGAAACCTTAGGTAATGAACTAAGTTATCCTGAACCTGAGATTAGAAATGCTGCAGTTGACTTTCAATTAGACTTATTTTCGTTTAATAATACTTAA
- the LOC125228749 gene encoding 60S ribosomal protein L21 gives MTNSKGYRRGTRDLFARRFRTHGVIPLSTYMKVYKVGDIVDIRGNGAVQKGMPHKVYHGKTGRVYNVTAHALGVIVNKRVRGRIIPKRINIRIEHVKHSKCRQDFLKRVKENERLLKEAKAANKVVKLKRQPAAPKPAHIVSGTEKPVLLAPIPYEFIA, from the exons ATGACGAACTCAAAGGGTTACCGCCGCGGTACGAGGGATCTGTTCGCCCGCAGGTTCCGCACCCATGGCGTCATCCCGCTCTCCACGTATATGAAAGTGTACAAAGTTGGAGACATCGTTGACATCAGG GGTAACGGTGCAGTCCAAAAGGGTATGCCCCACAAGGTCTACCACGGAAAGACTGGCCGAGTGTACAATGTCACAGCCCACGCCCTAGGAGTCATTGTAAACAAGCGAGTTCGCGGCCGCATCATCCCCAAGCGCATCAACATCCGCATTGAGCACGTGAAGCACTCCAAGTGCAGACAGGACTTCCTCAAGCGTGTCAAGGAAAACGAGAGGCTGCTGAAGGAAGCGAAGGCCGCCAACAAGGTCGTCAAGCTGAAGAGACAGCCTGCTGCCCCCAAGCCCGCACACATCGTCAGTGGTACAGAGAAACCAGTGCTGCTGGCTCCTATCCCATATGAATTCATAGCCTAA
- the LOC125229004 gene encoding nitric oxide synthase-interacting protein homolog, with amino-acid sequence MTRHARNCTAGAVYTYHEKKKDAAASGYGTQSERVGKDSVKNFDDCSLTLQPCRNPVITKEGYLFDKEAILEYVISKKTEYTRKLKRYEKQLKKEENEKNELAAAEKEANLIKFMNREKNISSSTSKNSESGPSSSTSVSNLANGKEKHLPSFWVPAMLPDAKISKVEKPDPTVYCPISGKPLKMKDLIEVKWTLVPDPDDKKSLIAKENRYMCPVTHDILSNAIPCAVIRTTGHVVTMECVENLIKKDWVHPLTGDKLKEKDIIPLQRGGTGYALTNQNLEGKNERPVLQA; translated from the exons ATGACAAGACACGCAAGAAACTGTACTGCTGGAGCAGTTTATACTTACCACGAGAAGAAAAAAGACGCAGCAGCATCTGGTTATGGCACCCAAAGTGAACGCGTAGGCAAGGACTCTGTTAAGAACTTCGACGACTGCAGCCTAACTTTGCAGCCTTGCAGGAACCCCGTAATCACTAAAGAAGGCTATCTTTTCGATAAGGAAGCTATCCTAGAGTACGTGATTTCAAAAAAGACCGAATACACGCGTAAACTTAAACGCTACGAAAAGCAATTAAAAAAAGAagagaatgaaaaaaatgagCTAGCAGCGGCCGAAAAAGAGGCAAACCTTATCAAATTTATGAACAGAGAAAAGAATATATCAAGCTCCACATCTAAAAACTCAGAAAGTGGGCCGTCATCATCCACCTCTGTATCAAATCTCGCGAATGGCAAAGAGAAGCATTTACCTAGTTTCTGGGTACCAGCTATGCTGCCAGATGCCAAAATTTCTAAAGTCGAGAAGCCAGATCCAACAGTGTACTGCCCAATCAGTGGGAAACCGTTGAAAATGAAAGACTTGATTGAAGTGAAGTGGACACTGGTACCAGACCCTGATGATAAGAAATCTTTGATTGCAAAAGAAAATAGATACATGTGTCCAGTAACCCATGACATTCTGAGTAATGCTATTCCATGCGCAGTTATCAG AACAACCGGTCATGTGGTGACAATGGAGTGTGTTGAAAACCTGATAAAGAAGGACTGGGTGCACCCGCTCACTGGAGACAAATTGAAGGAAAAGGATATCATTCCGTTGCAGAGGGGTGGCACTGGTTATGCCCTCACCAACCAGAACTTGGAGGGCAAGAATGAGAGGCCTGTGTTGCAGGCCTAG